The following coding sequences are from one Malaciobacter pacificus window:
- the trxA gene encoding thioredoxin, with translation MGKYIELNNNNFEETVSEGISLVDFWAPWCGPCRMLSPVIDELAADFEGKAKICKVNSDEEQDLAVKYGVRSIPTILFMKDGEVVDTMIGAASKQAFTDKLNSII, from the coding sequence ATGGGAAAATATATTGAATTAAATAATAACAATTTTGAAGAAACAGTAAGTGAAGGTATTTCATTAGTAGATTTTTGGGCTCCATGGTGTGGACCTTGTAGAATGTTATCACCAGTAATTGATGAATTAGCAGCTGATTTTGAAGGTAAAGCAAAAATTTGTAAAGTTAATTCTGATGAAGAGCAAGATTTAGCTGTTAAATATGGTGTTAGATCAATTCCAACGATTTTATTTATGAAAGATGGAGAAGTTGTTGATACTATGATTGGTGCAGCATCTAAACAAGCATTCACAGATAAATTAAATTCAATTATCTAA
- a CDS encoding ABC transporter substrate binding protein, giving the protein MKKLLIILIFPIYLLANQSILIINSYHKGYEFSDRIVKGIEEILYKNTDIDVNILYMDAKRVTSKEYFDSLEKLYSVQLKNRKYDLVIAVDRFAYDFVLDTHNKFFIDSQILAVGIENFSYDKAKKYGVENKVSALIERRDLKGNVDVIRAIFPSMKKLYIINDKSLNALHTEPLIFDLIQNFNGNFELEYIKEDSLEDLKKRFSKREESSAAIFIRFYKNANGELNKNHDIADFIKNAQIPIFITDSLFIKKGATGGKIVDLYRFGKSSGQMALDILEKKPHQVLVSDDLYFIFDSKKLSEFTLPVDALRVDYEVVNKRETFYDRHTGFINFVFTISPFLVFLILGLFHNIYMRKRTEKELRQRIEFDEVLLNAIESPIFWENEKGIIVDSNSKFCSLIGVTHESIYGKRLEDFKDNPKTKEIIEVINKYIENSYENFEFKHFDENRKKRVYIVKQERFQDKKSKTSGRVTIFTDVTKEREINKEKQKNRQFIIQQSKLAEIGEVFSSIAHQWKSPLIEITAIAQELFYSKKCVAEKEDESFVKDIMNQVTYMTDTINDFQKFIMPSNEKVEFDIYEAIKSMLEIVNHNMKYNSIKISVEVQEGTNLLVTGYKNECMQTFLNIVNNAKDALLNNDYRNRHVDIKLFNQNDYLVVTIKDNAGGIKNENIYDVFKPYFTTKSDGHGIGLYMSKVIIEDKMGGIINVENVNGGALFTIKLDQRK; this is encoded by the coding sequence ATGAAAAAGCTCTTAATTATTCTTATATTCCCAATTTATTTGTTAGCCAATCAATCAATATTGATTATTAATTCATATCATAAAGGTTATGAGTTTAGTGATAGAATAGTAAAAGGTATAGAAGAAATTTTATATAAAAATACAGATATTGATGTAAATATATTATATATGGATGCTAAAAGAGTTACTTCAAAAGAGTATTTTGACAGTTTAGAAAAACTTTATAGTGTTCAGCTGAAAAATAGAAAATATGATTTAGTTATAGCAGTTGATAGATTTGCTTATGATTTTGTTTTAGATACTCACAATAAATTCTTTATTGATTCTCAAATACTCGCAGTTGGTATAGAAAATTTTTCTTATGATAAAGCGAAAAAATATGGTGTTGAAAATAAAGTTTCTGCATTAATTGAAAGAAGAGATTTAAAAGGAAATGTCGATGTTATTAGAGCAATATTTCCTAGTATGAAAAAACTTTACATCATTAATGATAAGAGTTTAAATGCCCTACATACTGAACCACTTATATTTGATTTAATTCAAAACTTTAATGGAAATTTTGAATTAGAATATATTAAAGAAGATTCATTAGAGGATTTAAAAAAAAGATTTTCCAAAAGAGAAGAATCTAGTGCAGCTATATTTATTAGGTTTTACAAGAATGCAAATGGTGAATTAAACAAAAATCATGACATCGCTGATTTTATTAAAAATGCTCAAATCCCAATATTTATCACAGACTCCCTTTTTATAAAAAAAGGTGCAACGGGTGGAAAAATAGTAGATTTATATAGATTTGGTAAATCTTCAGGTCAAATGGCTTTAGATATTTTAGAAAAAAAGCCTCATCAAGTTTTAGTATCAGATGATTTATATTTTATATTTGATTCAAAAAAATTAAGTGAATTCACCCTTCCAGTTGATGCTTTAAGAGTTGATTATGAAGTAGTTAATAAAAGAGAAACTTTTTATGATAGACATACAGGATTTATCAATTTTGTTTTTACTATTTCTCCATTCTTAGTATTTTTGATATTGGGATTATTTCATAATATTTATATGAGAAAAAGAACCGAAAAAGAGCTAAGACAAAGAATTGAATTTGATGAAGTTTTATTAAATGCTATTGAAAGTCCAATATTTTGGGAAAATGAAAAGGGAATTATTGTAGATTCTAATAGTAAATTTTGTTCACTTATTGGGGTAACTCATGAAAGTATTTATGGGAAGAGACTTGAAGATTTTAAAGATAATCCAAAAACAAAAGAGATTATTGAAGTAATTAATAAATATATAGAAAATAGTTATGAAAACTTTGAGTTCAAACATTTTGATGAAAATAGAAAAAAAAGAGTTTATATTGTTAAGCAAGAAAGATTTCAAGATAAAAAATCAAAGACCTCAGGTCGTGTGACAATATTTACAGATGTGACAAAAGAGAGAGAAATAAATAAAGAAAAACAAAAAAATAGACAGTTTATTATTCAACAAAGTAAATTAGCTGAAATAGGAGAAGTTTTTTCATCAATCGCTCACCAATGGAAATCTCCTTTAATTGAAATTACTGCTATTGCTCAGGAACTATTTTATAGCAAAAAATGTGTTGCAGAAAAAGAGGATGAGAGTTTTGTAAAAGATATTATGAATCAAGTTACATATATGACTGATACCATAAATGATTTCCAAAAATTTATAATGCCATCTAATGAAAAAGTTGAGTTTGATATTTATGAAGCAATAAAATCTATGCTTGAAATTGTAAATCATAATATGAAGTATAATAGTATAAAAATAAGTGTTGAGGTACAAGAAGGTACTAATTTATTAGTTACTGGATACAAAAATGAGTGTATGCAAACTTTTTTAAATATTGTTAATAATGCAAAAGATGCATTGTTAAATAATGATTATAGGAATAGGCATGTTGATATCAAACTATTTAATCAAAATGACTATCTAGTGGTTACTATAAAAGACAATGCAGGTGGTATAAAAAATGAAAATATTTATGATGTTTTTAAACCATATTTTACAACTAAATCTGATGGTCATGGAATAGGTTTATATATGAGTAAGGTTATTATTGAGGATAAAATGGGCGGTATTATTAATGTAGAAAATGTTAATGGTGGAGCATTATTTACAATTAAATTGGATCAGAGAAAATGA
- a CDS encoding DASS family sodium-coupled anion symporter, with translation MSNTMKFAIPILVAIIVALIPTPEGLAVNAQYFFAIFLGVIVALILEPIPPALIGLTGVAFSAAFGLVGDNAKDAAKWALSGFSNGVIWLIFAAFMFALGYKKSGLGKRIALILVKKLGKTTLGLGYAVAFADGVLAPFMPSNTARSAGTIFPIAINIPQMFNSTPENEPRKIGSYISWVAIAATTVTSSMFLTALAPNLLAVSLVEKNIHIPIDWGTWFSTLAIIMIPLFLLVPILTYIVYPPEQKTSPEAPAWAAAELEKMGSITRKEILMLGLGLLALVLWIFGKQIGIDSTVAAIFVLCLLVLTNVITWEDVITNKGAINVFIWFATLVAMAAGLNKVGYLKWASGLISSFLVGMDPTMIALVLVVLFFLFHYLFASVTAHVVALLPLFLGIAANLLPADMLQPLAILLVGSLGLMGIITPYATGPSPIWYGAGYISQAKWWFLGLIFGAIFLAALVVLGLIIL, from the coding sequence ATGAGTAACACAATGAAATTTGCAATACCAATTCTTGTTGCAATCATCGTAGCTCTTATTCCAACACCGGAAGGATTAGCAGTAAACGCACAATATTTCTTCGCAATATTCTTAGGAGTTATTGTAGCTTTAATTTTAGAACCAATTCCGCCAGCACTTATTGGTTTAACAGGGGTTGCTTTTAGTGCAGCGTTTGGTTTAGTAGGAGACAATGCAAAAGATGCTGCTAAATGGGCATTAAGTGGTTTCTCTAATGGAGTTATTTGGTTAATTTTTGCAGCGTTTATGTTTGCACTTGGTTACAAAAAATCAGGTCTTGGAAAAAGAATTGCGTTAATTTTAGTTAAAAAATTAGGTAAAACTACACTTGGTTTAGGTTACGCAGTTGCATTTGCAGATGGAGTTTTAGCACCATTTATGCCTTCAAATACAGCAAGAAGTGCAGGTACTATTTTCCCAATTGCTATTAATATTCCACAAATGTTTAATTCAACTCCTGAAAATGAGCCTAGAAAAATTGGTTCATATATTTCATGGGTAGCAATAGCTGCAACAACTGTTACAAGTTCTATGTTCTTAACAGCACTTGCACCAAATTTACTTGCAGTGTCTTTAGTTGAGAAAAACATTCATATTCCAATTGATTGGGGTACTTGGTTTAGTACACTTGCAATAATTATGATTCCACTATTCTTATTAGTGCCAATCTTAACATATATTGTATATCCACCAGAACAAAAAACTTCTCCTGAAGCTCCAGCTTGGGCAGCAGCAGAGTTAGAAAAAATGGGTTCAATTACTAGAAAAGAAATTTTAATGCTTGGACTTGGATTACTTGCTCTTGTTTTATGGATTTTTGGTAAACAAATTGGAATAGATAGTACAGTTGCAGCAATCTTTGTATTATGTTTACTTGTTTTAACAAATGTTATTACTTGGGAAGATGTTATCACTAACAAAGGTGCAATCAACGTATTCATCTGGTTCGCAACTTTAGTAGCAATGGCAGCAGGTTTAAATAAAGTAGGATATTTAAAATGGGCATCTGGATTAATTTCTAGCTTCTTAGTGGGAATGGATCCAACAATGATTGCACTTGTCTTAGTGGTATTATTCTTTTTATTCCACTATTTATTTGCATCAGTAACTGCACACGTGGTAGCTTTACTTCCTTTATTCTTAGGAATTGCGGCTAACTTACTACCTGCAGATATGTTACAACCTTTAGCAATCTTACTTGTAGGTTCATTAGGGTTAATGGGAATTATCACTCCATATGCAACTGGTCCTTCTCCAATTTGGTATGGTGCTGGATATATTTCACAAGCAAAATGGTGGTTCTTAGGTCTAATCTTCGGTGCAATTTTCTTAGCTGCACTTGTAGTTTTAGGACTAATAATCTTATAA
- the dapB gene encoding 4-hydroxy-tetrahydrodipicolinate reductase, with protein MIKVGIVGSTGRVGSLLIDDLANDEQAKVGAVHVFGEMTKQLPENTVVTNDMKVLLDSSDVIIDFSAPVATEALLTQIVESGNGKPLVIATTGFNKHQQNLLVEASKIVPVLYATNMSLGVAVLNKLVALASKTLADFDIEIVEQHHRHKVDSPSGTALTLAEHAANARDLDLDKVRVSGRDGIIGARTKDEIAVMALRGGDIVGRHTVGLYNDGEFIELNHTATSRNTFSRGAIKVAKWIIGKDPKLYSINDALGL; from the coding sequence ATGATCAAAGTAGGTATAGTTGGAAGTACAGGAAGAGTTGGTTCATTATTAATTGATGATTTAGCTAATGATGAGCAAGCAAAAGTTGGTGCAGTTCACGTATTTGGTGAAATGACAAAACAATTACCAGAAAATACAGTTGTTACAAATGATATGAAAGTTTTACTTGATTCAAGTGATGTAATTATTGATTTTAGTGCTCCAGTTGCAACGGAAGCTTTATTAACACAAATTGTTGAAAGTGGAAATGGTAAACCTTTAGTTATCGCAACAACAGGATTTAATAAACACCAACAAAATTTATTAGTTGAAGCTAGTAAAATAGTTCCAGTACTATATGCTACTAATATGAGTTTAGGTGTTGCAGTTTTAAATAAACTTGTAGCACTTGCTTCTAAAACATTAGCAGATTTTGATATTGAAATAGTTGAACAACACCATAGACATAAAGTAGATTCTCCTTCAGGAACTGCTCTTACTTTAGCAGAACATGCTGCAAATGCAAGAGATTTAGACTTAGATAAAGTTAGAGTTTCAGGAAGAGATGGAATTATTGGTGCTAGAACTAAAGATGAAATTGCAGTTATGGCATTAAGAGGTGGGGATATTGTTGGTAGACATACAGTTGGTTTATACAATGATGGTGAATTTATTGAATTAAATCACACTGCAACTTCTAGAAATACATTCTCTAGAGGTGCTATTAAAGTTGCAAAATGGATTATTGGAAAAGATCCAAAATTATACTCAATCAATGACGCTTTAGGTCTATAA
- the alaS gene encoding alanine--tRNA ligase — MDVRKEYLDFFKSKGHEVISSMPLVPDDPTLMFTNAGMVQFKDIFTGAVPAPSNPKATSCQLCVRAGGKHNDLENVGYTARHHTLFEMLGNFSFGDYFKEDAIAYAWEFVTKNLALPIEKLWVTIHDSDDEAYDIWSKHIDPSRIMRFGDKDNFWSMGDTGACGPCSEIFYDQGEENFNGPEDKMGGEGDRFLEIWNLVFMQYERTSSGELIPLPKPSIDTGMGLERVIAIKEGVFNNFDSSNFQPIIKKLENLAGKTPTKETIGSYRVIADHLRACSFMLAQGILFGNEGRPYVNRRIMRRAVRHGYLLGFRKPFMADLYDTLCEIMGGHYSELVEQKDYVKEQMTLEEERFLKTIDSGMAIFTDELANTKEVFSGEVAFKLYDTYGFPLDLTEDMLRDKNLKVDNAKFDELMDEQKAKAKAAWKGSGDSANEGDFKQLIEKYGLNEFVGYENVSYKSTIVALLDENFKEVETLSKGTTGWVMLDKTPFYATSGGQEGDIGALEDGEHIAIIEETAKFHGLNLSKVNVENSEISRGEAVEAVVVNRYEVAKHHSATHLLQSALKMVLGDSVSQAGSLNDAKRLRFDFTYPKAMSNEQIEEVEDLVNSMISRGIAGNVEELPIEQAKEKGAIAMFGEKYGDMVRVVSFADVSVEFCGGTHVKNSADIGSFYIIKESGVSAGVRRIEAVCGTAAIEYTKEIISTLNDVKAEVKNNDVITGIKKLKDQIKDLKKELEEAQSQTAAPIKEEMIGDTKVVVDVVKAGDLKKIVDDMKNANEKLAILLLQAKGDKVMIVAGSKNTNIKAGDWIKNIAPIVGGGGGGRPDFAQAGGKDVTKIEDAKAAAIEFAKANL; from the coding sequence ATGGATGTTAGAAAAGAATATTTAGATTTTTTCAAAAGTAAAGGACATGAAGTAATATCTTCAATGCCATTAGTACCAGATGACCCGACTTTAATGTTTACAAATGCAGGTATGGTTCAATTTAAAGATATTTTTACAGGTGCTGTTCCAGCTCCATCTAATCCTAAAGCAACATCGTGTCAGCTTTGTGTTAGAGCTGGTGGTAAACACAATGACTTAGAAAATGTTGGTTACACAGCACGTCACCATACACTTTTTGAGATGCTAGGTAATTTCTCTTTTGGTGATTACTTTAAAGAGGATGCTATTGCTTATGCATGGGAGTTTGTAACTAAAAATCTAGCACTACCTATTGAAAAATTATGGGTAACTATTCATGACAGTGATGATGAAGCTTATGATATTTGGTCAAAGCATATTGATCCTTCTAGAATCATGAGATTTGGAGACAAAGATAATTTCTGGTCAATGGGAGATACAGGAGCTTGTGGTCCATGTAGCGAGATTTTTTATGACCAAGGAGAAGAAAACTTCAATGGTCCTGAAGATAAAATGGGTGGAGAAGGTGATAGATTCTTAGAAATTTGGAACTTAGTATTTATGCAATATGAAAGAACATCAAGCGGTGAATTAATACCTCTACCAAAACCATCAATTGATACAGGAATGGGATTAGAAAGAGTTATTGCTATTAAAGAAGGTGTTTTTAATAACTTTGATTCATCTAACTTCCAGCCAATTATCAAAAAGTTAGAAAATTTAGCAGGAAAAACTCCTACAAAAGAGACTATTGGTTCATATAGAGTGATTGCTGATCATTTAAGAGCTTGTTCATTTATGCTTGCACAAGGTATTTTATTTGGAAATGAAGGAAGACCTTATGTAAATAGAAGAATTATGAGAAGAGCTGTTAGACATGGGTATCTTTTAGGATTTAGAAAACCATTTATGGCAGATTTATATGATACTTTATGTGAAATTATGGGTGGACACTATTCAGAATTAGTTGAGCAAAAAGATTATGTAAAAGAACAAATGACTTTAGAAGAAGAGAGATTCTTAAAAACTATTGATTCAGGTATGGCTATTTTTACTGATGAATTAGCAAACACTAAAGAAGTATTTAGTGGTGAAGTAGCATTTAAACTTTATGATACTTACGGATTCCCATTAGATTTGACAGAAGATATGTTAAGAGATAAAAATTTAAAAGTTGACAATGCTAAATTTGATGAGTTAATGGATGAACAAAAAGCAAAAGCAAAAGCAGCGTGGAAAGGTAGTGGAGACTCTGCCAATGAAGGTGACTTTAAACAACTTATTGAAAAATATGGTTTAAATGAATTTGTAGGATATGAAAATGTTTCATATAAATCTACTATCGTTGCGCTTTTAGATGAAAACTTTAAAGAAGTAGAAACTCTATCTAAGGGAACTACGGGATGGGTAATGTTAGATAAAACACCATTTTATGCTACAAGTGGTGGACAAGAGGGTGATATTGGAGCATTAGAAGATGGTGAGCATATTGCAATTATTGAAGAGACTGCTAAATTCCATGGATTAAATCTTTCTAAAGTAAATGTGGAAAATTCTGAAATTTCTAGAGGTGAAGCGGTTGAAGCGGTTGTAGTAAACAGATATGAAGTTGCTAAACATCACAGTGCTACACACCTTTTACAAAGTGCACTAAAAATGGTTTTAGGAGATAGTGTATCACAAGCTGGTTCATTAAATGATGCAAAAAGATTAAGATTTGACTTTACTTATCCAAAAGCTATGAGCAATGAACAAATTGAAGAAGTTGAAGATTTAGTAAACTCTATGATTTCAAGAGGAATTGCTGGAAATGTCGAAGAGTTACCAATTGAACAGGCAAAAGAAAAAGGTGCTATTGCAATGTTTGGTGAAAAATATGGAGACATGGTTAGAGTTGTAAGTTTTGCTGATGTTTCTGTAGAATTTTGTGGTGGAACTCACGTGAAAAACTCTGCTGATATTGGAAGCTTCTATATTATTAAAGAATCAGGAGTCTCTGCAGGTGTTAGAAGAATTGAAGCTGTTTGTGGAACTGCTGCAATTGAGTACACAAAAGAGATAATTTCAACTTTAAATGATGTAAAAGCTGAAGTTAAAAACAACGATGTAATTACAGGTATCAAAAAATTAAAAGACCAAATTAAAGATCTTAAAAAAGAACTAGAAGAAGCACAAAGTCAAACAGCTGCTCCAATTAAAGAAGAGATGATTGGTGATACAAAAGTTGTAGTTGATGTTGTAAAAGCAGGTGATCTTAAAAAAATCGTTGATGATATGAAAAATGCAAATGAAAAACTTGCAATTTTATTACTTCAAGCAAAAGGTGACAAGGTTATGATTGTTGCTGGAAGCAAAAATACAAACATCAAAGCTGGAGATTGGATTAAAAATATTGCACCAATCGTTGGTGGTGGAGGTGGGGGAAGACCTGACTTTGCACAAGCTGGTGG
- the purF gene encoding amidophosphoribosyltransferase has protein sequence MCAIVGIYGNENASRLASIALFAMQHRGQEATGISSSCDGKIFTKKDRGLVSEVFTDEALAYLKGNMAIGHNRYSTAGGDSILDAQPVFAKYKLGEISIVHNGNLINKDEVRQDLIDKGAIFQTGMDTENLIHLIAKNTKDRLRDRIKEALERTVGAYCFIVQSRSKQFVIRDRYGIRPLSLGKLKSGGYIVASETCAFDLVGADFIRDVNPGEMLIFDEDKDEPESIQLFEAQPRPCAFEYVYFARPDSVIDGKNVYRTRENMGKALATNDKDNGIHVDMVVPVPDSGVPAALGYAAESGIPFEYGIIRNHYVGRTFIEPTQEMRDIKVRMKLSPMKSLIAGKSLLVIDDSIVRGTTSKRIVKMLKDAGAKEVHFRVASPEIKFPCYYGIDTPNKEELISNNMSIEEVREYIEADSLAYLSVDDLVDAIGNDRNYALESFNGDYFVKA, from the coding sequence ATGTGTGCAATAGTTGGAATTTACGGAAATGAAAATGCTTCAAGGCTTGCTTCAATAGCTCTATTTGCGATGCAACATAGAGGACAAGAGGCTACTGGTATCTCTTCATCTTGTGATGGCAAAATATTTACAAAAAAAGATAGAGGTTTAGTTTCTGAAGTATTTACTGATGAAGCATTAGCTTATTTAAAAGGTAATATGGCAATTGGTCATAACAGATATTCAACTGCTGGTGGAGACTCAATATTAGATGCTCAGCCTGTATTTGCTAAATATAAGTTAGGTGAAATATCTATTGTACACAATGGAAATCTTATTAATAAAGATGAAGTGAGACAAGATTTAATTGATAAAGGTGCTATTTTTCAAACAGGAATGGATACTGAAAATTTAATTCATTTAATTGCTAAAAATACAAAAGATAGATTAAGAGATAGAATTAAAGAAGCACTAGAACGAACAGTTGGTGCATACTGTTTTATTGTTCAATCAAGATCAAAACAATTTGTTATAAGAGATAGATATGGAATTAGACCATTATCTTTAGGAAAATTAAAATCAGGTGGTTATATTGTTGCATCTGAGACTTGTGCATTTGATCTAGTTGGTGCAGACTTTATAAGAGATGTAAATCCAGGTGAAATGTTAATTTTTGATGAAGATAAAGATGAACCTGAATCAATCCAATTATTTGAAGCCCAGCCAAGACCTTGTGCTTTTGAATATGTATATTTTGCAAGACCAGATTCAGTAATTGATGGTAAAAATGTATATAGAACAAGAGAAAACATGGGTAAAGCATTAGCTACTAATGATAAAGATAATGGAATTCACGTAGATATGGTTGTTCCCGTGCCAGATTCAGGTGTTCCAGCAGCACTTGGTTATGCTGCTGAAAGTGGAATACCTTTTGAATATGGAATTATTAGAAATCACTATGTTGGTAGAACATTTATAGAACCAACTCAAGAGATGAGAGACATCAAAGTAAGAATGAAGCTTAGTCCTATGAAGTCACTAATTGCAGGAAAATCTTTATTAGTAATTGATGATTCAATTGTAAGAGGTACAACATCTAAAAGAATAGTTAAGATGTTAAAAGATGCAGGTGCAAAAGAAGTACACTTTAGAGTTGCATCTCCTGAGATAAAATTCCCATGTTACTATGGAATTGATACACCAAATAAAGAGGAATTAATTTCTAATAATATGTCTATTGAAGAAGTTAGAGAATATATTGAAGCAGATTCTTTAGCTTACCTATCTGTTGATGATTTAGTTGATGCAATTGGAAATGATAGAAATTATGCACTTGAAAGTTTCAATGGAGACTATTTCGTAAAAGCATAA
- a CDS encoding response regulator transcription factor, translating into MKILILEDNKSLSNVMNKALSAEGYQVDCFYDGDEASNAIENGYSCFILDINVPNLDGITVMEYIRYNHANTPVIIISANHDLEKIEKSYQVGCDDYLKKPFYIFELVQKVKKLISVEEQFIKFDEEYKFDFKNKKLYKNDDNVELTKKEILFLELFTKNLHHVASYDEIEEYVWEGEETNLTNIRTMIKRLRKKLPSDAINIIKGLGYSLNKNAKLI; encoded by the coding sequence ATGAAAATATTAATTTTAGAAGATAATAAAAGTTTATCAAATGTAATGAATAAAGCATTGAGTGCTGAAGGTTACCAAGTGGATTGTTTTTATGATGGTGATGAAGCATCAAATGCTATTGAAAATGGTTATTCATGTTTTATATTAGATATAAATGTCCCAAATTTAGATGGAATTACAGTAATGGAATATATCAGATACAATCATGCAAACACGCCAGTAATAATAATAAGTGCAAATCATGATTTAGAAAAAATTGAAAAGTCTTATCAGGTAGGATGTGATGATTATTTAAAAAAGCCTTTCTATATTTTTGAATTAGTTCAAAAAGTTAAAAAATTGATTTCAGTTGAAGAGCAATTTATAAAGTTTGATGAAGAGTATAAATTTGATTTTAAAAATAAAAAACTTTATAAAAATGATGATAATGTTGAATTAACAAAAAAAGAGATTTTGTTTTTAGAATTATTTACAAAAAATTTACATCATGTTGCTAGCTATGATGAAATTGAAGAATATGTTTGGGAAGGTGAAGAAACAAATCTTACAAATATTAGAACTATGATTAAAAGATTAAGAAAAAAACTCCCAAGTGATGCTATAAACATCATTAAGGGCTTAGGGTATTCATTAAATAAGAATGCTAAATTGATTTGA
- the trxB gene encoding thioredoxin-disulfide reductase, which produces MLDLAIIGGGPAGLTAGLYATRGGLKEVTMFEMGMPGGQITGSSEIENYPGQGNVMSGMELMQNWPEQCQKFGLKHEMNQVTNVKKVNDIFEVTTGDGKTVEAKAVLLATGSVPRRAGFKGENEFFGRGISTCATCDGFFYKNKEVALIGGGDSALEEAVYLSKICSKVYLVHRRDTYRAAPSTIEHMKACENIEEVTNVTVEEVYGDASGVTGLKVKSKESGEIRDLDVPGVFVFVGRDVLNEPLKQEDGSFLCDTNEQGEVIVDLKMRTNIPGLYAAGDVRIDAAKQVVCAAGDGATAAVDIIEYIG; this is translated from the coding sequence ATGTTAGATTTAGCGATAATTGGTGGAGGACCTGCTGGGTTAACAGCTGGGTTATACGCAACTAGAGGTGGTTTAAAAGAAGTAACTATGTTTGAAATGGGAATGCCTGGTGGACAAATTACTGGAAGTTCTGAAATTGAAAACTACCCTGGTCAAGGTAATGTAATGTCTGGTATGGAATTAATGCAAAACTGGCCAGAGCAATGTCAAAAATTTGGTCTTAAACATGAAATGAACCAAGTAACTAATGTTAAAAAAGTGAATGATATATTTGAAGTTACAACTGGTGATGGTAAGACTGTAGAAGCTAAAGCTGTATTACTTGCAACAGGTTCAGTTCCAAGACGTGCTGGATTTAAAGGTGAGAATGAATTCTTTGGAAGAGGAATTTCTACTTGTGCAACTTGTGATGGATTCTTTTATAAGAATAAAGAAGTGGCGCTTATTGGAGGTGGGGATTCAGCTTTAGAAGAAGCAGTATATCTTTCAAAAATTTGTTCAAAAGTATATTTAGTTCATAGAAGAGATACATATAGAGCAGCACCTTCTACAATTGAGCATATGAAAGCTTGTGAAAATATTGAAGAAGTTACAAATGTAACTGTAGAAGAGGTATATGGAGATGCAAGTGGAGTTACTGGATTAAAAGTAAAATCTAAAGAATCAGGTGAAATTAGAGATTTAGATGTTCCTGGTGTATTCGTATTTGTTGGAAGAGATGTATTAAACGAACCTTTAAAACAAGAAGATGGGTCTTTCTTATGTGATACAAATGAGCAAGGTGAAGTAATAGTAGATTTAAAAATGAGAACAAATATTCCTGGTTTATATGCAGCAGGTGATGTTAGAATTGATGCAGCAAAACAAGTTGTTTGTGCAGCAGGCGATGGTGCAACTGCTGCGGTTGATATTATTGAATATATTGGATAA
- the trxA gene encoding thioredoxin, with amino-acid sequence MGKYIELTPANFEEVTNSGVSMVDFWAPWCGPCRMIAPVIDELAADFDGKANICKVNTDEEQDLAVKFGVRSIPTIIFMKDGEVVDTMVGASSKQAFTDKINSLL; translated from the coding sequence ATGGGTAAATATATTGAATTAACTCCTGCAAATTTTGAAGAAGTTACAAATAGTGGTGTTTCTATGGTAGATTTCTGGGCTCCATGGTGTGGACCTTGTAGAATGATCGCTCCAGTAATTGATGAGTTAGCAGCTGATTTTGATGGTAAAGCAAACATTTGTAAAGTTAATACTGATGAAGAGCAAGATTTAGCAGTTAAATTTGGTGTTAGATCTATTCCTACAATTATCTTTATGAAAGATGGTGAAGTAGTTGATACTATGGTTGGTGCTTCTTCAAAGCAAGCATTTACTGATAAAATTAACTCTTTATTATAA